The region GATCACAAATCCCAATTAGTGATTCAACTTGGTTTGATTATCATggatacacacaccagcacacccaCCATGGTAGAAGCTCCAAACCTGTGTGTCAGTTTTCCTTCCAGACTCTGTACAGCACCATCAACTACTAAATCAGACTATAATGGGGGAAAACTCAGGAATTCAGACAGGGCAAACACCTCCTCTGTTACAGGTGTGTCTACCCAGCTCACCTCCTCTgctacaggtgtgtgttccCATCGCACCTCCTctgctacaggtgtgtgtggtcctctctccagtgtgtcagtgtgccgGTCTGCCAGCGTGACCTCTGCCCTCAGCCTGTCCAGACGAGCCTCCTCACTCTCCTGCCCCAGGACGCTCTGCACACAGGCACCTGCACTTACTCATGATTTTGACACTGTGCAGAACTCTCAACGCAGCCATGCTGGAGTTTGCCTGGGCTGTGAGGGCCACACCGAGGGACGCACCTTGCTAAGGAAATTCACCACTTTTTCTTTGGTCTCCTCTGACGTCAGGCTTTGAGAGATGACCTCCTCGTGATTGGTGACCTTCAAAGGAAGGAAAAAGCATCTTAAGATCAGGGTTGAACACAAAGATAAGGCAGAGGGAAGGATAACCTTGGTAGGATGCAAAAATACTCAGATTAAGACAGCTGGGGTATTTTGTAACTGACTGATCTGTCTTTCTGGCCTGGTCGAAGGTTATGCTGTTTGTACAGAGGGACTCATGTTTATGTGTTCACTGGGAAACTGAAACCATGACCTGGATGCATGCTGTACCACAAGATGACATTTGTCTGCATGTTGTTGTACAGACCAAAGTTTCCTCCCAGGAGGAGGACAGACCTAAGCGGAGTCACCGTGAGTGTGAACCATGAGTGGAGAGGAGGCTGACCTCGGCGAAGGCGGCGAAGGCCTCCAGGGCGTGCTGGTGCAGCAGCCAGTATGGGTGGGCCAGCAGAGCCCTGAACAGAGCACTGATCCTGGGCAACACCTGGGACTGAACATGGCAACAGGACAGAGACGCAGGACGCCAGACAGGTGattacatcattacatcattccagacagacagacacaccacatACAGGTGAAAGGGATCCACTAAATGTAGATTAAGCAAATGATCTAAATGCCTCTAGATTACAAAACTGCTATTcagtctgcacacacagcatgcgCGCTAAAGCAGTGTCACATTTTTACTCTGGAACACTTACAGGCAAGTttactttgtttcatttaatgaTGCATTACTACCAACTTTAATGATCTTTTGATATTCTGTGCTTGATGGtcactatttaaataaatagtcaTACATAACTAAGATGACTAGGGACGGGCGCGCAGTAGTTTTGTGGCTGCAAAAGGGAACTCCATCTCCCATCAACCCCcagtacgtacgtacgtactcactcacactcacactcactcggATGTCAGAGGGAAGGAACACTTTCCCCACAGAGGCCAGGAACTCCAGAGCAGCCAGTACCACGTCCTCAGGGACTTTGTGTAGATCCAGTCCACTCAGACAACAAAATGCCTACAGACGTACAACGTTAACAGTAGCgcacaaatgaaccagtgtGATGCTCGTCCGAGAACACGACACAAAGGTAAGAAAGCTGGGCTGGACAGATCACGGGACACGTCACCTGAGTGATGGCACCTGTGTCTAAGTTTTTAATCAAGATGGCTGAGACTGACAGGAGCACTCTCAGTGTCTGCTGGAGAGAACGGTGGATCTGAACCTGCAACACGGACACAACTGGTCATCAGTCCTCAACTGATTCTGTCAACCACatcgcagacacacacccaccagtAACGCGCTAAAACTCCACACATGACGGTcgacacacagcacaactctCCCTCACCTGGCTAACACAGGTAgtgttcattttctctctctctctccccccccacctctctctctctctctctctctctctctctcacctggctAGCAGTCATACGACTCCACAGCTTGTGAATCATCTTCAATGTAGAAGCCTCAGTCTCAGGATGGAGAGAATCCAGACGGACCACCTCCAACACACAGCCCAGTGTCTCATTctggaaggagagaaaaaaactaaacatttcttccaaatgaCCACTGATCATATTTACACCCTAATTGATAAATATGTCATACAAAATCAAAGCTAAATAAGTACATActttatagattttaaaaaagcttttgaTGCCATCTGTTATATTTAACATGATCTAATTAAGAAAACATCCATGGGAAACAGGTGTGGAATAAAAACTGGCCATAAACAGATTTCCTCTCAGGAACGTGGATTGAGACAAGGCTGCAGTCTAAGCCCGACAGTTTTAATGTCAATATTAAATTAAACTCCTGCTCTACGCAGACGAGTTGATTCTGTCCACCACCGCACagaacaataaatatatttatttagaatatatatttatctgtatatatatttttttctctatgcacccctggttctcttcctcagtttggacagagcactctccaccatttcactgcatgttgtactgtgtatgactatgtatgtgacaaataaaccaaacttgaacttgaactttacTGAAAGCCGGTCCCCGTGGGTTGTTTCTGAAGCGTGCACGGTCGTTTCGTGACTGGTACATGGGTCAGGCGGGCTCTCCATTGGCTTTACACAGCTGACAGGTTTCTGTTACTGGTTCAGTCACTGAAACTTGTCCAGACATTTCATTTCTTATTTCTACTCCATGTGAATGTATTGTTTAAATCTAAAGGACAAAGGCCGTTTTACTATGTGCATCATAAGCCTCCACTAACCTGAACGGAAAGCAGCACTTCTGACCTTCCAATAGAACTCCTAATCTAgagtggtcacacacacactgaagccaTCAGGGTCAAACACTTTAAATCAAGTATTGTTTCAGAGCTGAAATATTGTGAGGGTTTTGAGGGGTTTTTTGTTGCAGAGAACAATACAGAAACCTCGGCCCAGCAGCCGTGAGACTGGgtcttaaaaaaacatgttgacACTGATCTAACCAATTGCCCTGACCAGCCTGCCAGCCAAGAACCAACACCCAGCACCACACAGCAGATGGACCAGAATTACCAACACCAAACATCttctcaaattattttttattatcagTCATCGTTGTAACTCTACAgaatcaaacacaaacagccagagccgttttgttttgttcatttgagGAGAAGCACAGAAATTATCCTTTGTTTTTATATGCCACCAATAAACTTCAGTCCCAGGAAACTGTACCAAAAAATACAATTTGATAACTGCCACACAACTGAGTAATAATGGGCACATTCAAGTCAATATTTACGTCCAAGGAATGCCAAATAATACCAAGGAAACGGTCCCAAAATTCCAGAACAGAAACTTGTTGTGAACGGGGAACGCCTGTGTGTGAGCTGGGCCCTCACTGAGTGAGCAGGTAAACTCACCAGTGTATGCATGGAGTGCAGCTTGTAGCCTGCAGCACACCAAGCGTCCAGTGCAGAGGTGGCGCTGTTGAGAACTTCTCGCTCCACACGCACATGTGCCTCCGTGCACAAACTCCTCAGCAGAGctgcatgccacacacacagattctcagCCCGCGATGGTGTGAAGCGCTCGACAAACTCCATctgtggaaaacacacacatgcacacaaataaggggtgctggggggaaaaaaaggatcAAGCAAATAAAAGAATAGACTATTTCTGTTGGTtggtgagtgagcgagagagagagagcgaaactCTGACCTGGTGGTGTGGAGACATGAGGAAGAGCAGGCGTCTGAGAAGCAGGCCAAGGTGGGTCTGCTGATAACACTCATTGTGACAAGACTTtatctacatacacacacacacacacccacacacacatatacacacacatacacatggggtacatttaaaacaaatgtaaaaagccACTCTAGCTCTTACAGGAACAAAACCAACCATGTAAGAAACCTTTGAAGGTCAATACGAGTAAACAGTATATTAGGACCTGGTAGATGTTGACAAAATATGCATTATGGGCCATTTtgtataaatgttcatttatgcaTTGTTGAGACATGTTATATTTAGCTCACACCAAGCTTAAAGCACTCGGGTGAGACAGGTGTCCAGCGGTTGGACTGTTAGCATAAGTGAGTTCACCCATATCAGATTCCCACAAACAACCAAGAGCATGGACACAAAGGTCACATCCCCCAACTCACCAGGTGAGCAGTGAGGAAGACATGGTGAAAACACAGCTCAGCCATGCCATATCTGTggacaagaaagagaaaacagagaacaaGCACGCCATTAACTCAGCATCTTGCtctagtttttaaaaaaaaagagcaaaccCCTGGAAGGTGAtttagctcacacacccacgcgcacgcacgcacagacacgcacgcacacaccgcatacacccacgcgcgcacacacacgcacacacccacgcgcgcacagacacgcacgcacacgcgcacacaccgcatacacccacagacacgcacgcacacgcgcatacacccacgcgcgcacagacacgcacgcacacaccacatacacccacgcgcgcacacaccgcatacacccacgcgcgcacacgcacgcagacacgcacgcagacacaccgcacgcacacacccacgcgcgcgcacgcacacacgcaaattatattatttgttgACTGTGTGTGGAGCACAGGCTACTGGGGAAACCACTTGAAGTTCCACTTCAAGATTAACCACAACCTACTGGTTGGGATTCTAAAGATGACTAAAGTGATTCATTTGAACCTTTCAGTTAACCTGCTCTCCAGATGAAGTGTTGGTGACTGCCCTAAACTCAGTAATCATACCAATTTACAACACACTACAGCTACCGTGTGTTGGCCTGCTGACCTGCTGTTTAAACACAACACTGTTTTTCTTGGTCTAAACTCCAGTATTATTCAGAATGGAATTTTCCTGAATGAGCCAGCCTGCTGTCTGTTATCACTACTTTTAAGTTAACAACAGAAAGTAAAGATGTCTCATAAAAGCATGGGAAGTCCCTTTGGTCCTGTTTGTTTGCTCCAAAGTGAGAGTGATGGGGAAACAGTGCTGTCAGTGCTgtgacatttacacacactcaccgagCCAGGAAGCACCAGACATCTGAGGCCAAAACCGCCGTCTGGGTATCAGACTGTAGTAGAGAGACAACCAGGGCCCGCTCCtgatgaagggagagagagagagagagagaaagaaatacacagagaaagagggagggagagagagtgagaggagcaACCTTAATGTTTTAATCTAAAGACTCACAGGTTTCCATCTCCTCAGCTACAACACAGCTGGAACACAGATGCTGTAACAAAATTCAGCATTGCAGTCCTCAAAAGACCACCAGCTCAGACACCAGACAGGTAATCAAAGCCTTGGGTATGACTGGGTATCTTAACTGGCCCAGGTGTGATGGGAGCTTCAATAAAACAGATGCTGACTGAGGTCTGAACTGGGAAACCTGGCCTTGGATGTCCATTACTGCCAACAGAACAGGACGGTAAGCATGCGGCGCAGGGTACTGACCAGCAGGGGGAAGTGTTGAGCGGGCAGCGCTGCGATGCAGGcgcacaggtgcacacacacgtgctggtGCAGGCTGACCTTGCCCTGTGCCTGCCCGTGCAGCATCACTGCCGGCAACCAGACGGGCAGTGCCCGCTCCACACGGCACTGGCGAAAGCTCAGAAACGTAGCCTCAAACACGGAGAGCCTGCAGAACATGCCgagaacagaagaaaacaaagatgaaCGTGAGCGGACGAAGGAAGAGGACCTCGATCTCCCACACGTGCACGTCTCCCTCCTGGTGCTCTACTGTTACCAATCTGAAAGGGGCGTGGCCTCCACGTGCCCCCTCCCTGAAAAGAAAGCGACTGTAAAGACTCtttgccaaacaaacaaaaacatgacgGTTTTAGACAGCACACCTGGGCGTTTCCTCAGAGAGCTGACTGGCGTCACACCAGAGACGCAGCGCCTCCTCTGGTAGGGAGGACAGCTTCCCCAGCACGTTCAACAGCAGCAGGCAGCGGGGCAGAGTGAGTGGCGcactacacactaaacacaacacacccttcagggttaggacactactGAGACAGGGCACAATATCagcacatttatacacactgacaccagaGGGTTTAGTCGTGGAAAAAGTCCACTTTTCTTCAattctgtgtatgtatttatcaGGATGCAAATAAcaattgtgtgattgtgtgaccAACTTCTACAATTCTACAAACAACCTCAGGtcatgaccaaaaaaaaaacaaacacaaaaaaaaaaaacccacaccattTCAGAACATTCAGATACCAAGAGGGAAAGAATAAGTGTATAATTCAGTAAGTAAACATTTTCTGGCTGAATTTCAGGCTCTCATTCTGTGCTGCAGAAACTGTCCCACGCctttttaaacactgtttcagttcagtgaGGTTTGTGGGAATGTGTTTATGCACACGTCTCTTAAAGCCTCACCACAGCCTCTCAGTGGGGCTGAGATGGAATAGCCAAGTCAAATCCACAACACCTTGATTCTTGCTTTCTCCGTTAGCCATCCTGATCTCGCTGGTGTGTCAGGGACTGCAGTCCTGTTACAGGACCCAATTTCAGCTCATCTGTAGAATATTCTGGCATAAAGTGAAGTCCATCGTTGTGACTGAAGGTTTCCCACATGAGAACCTTACAGAGGCCTCTATAGCCTGTGAAGTAGCTCTTGGATTTGTTTAAGCATTAGACAGTGTGATATTGGATTGGTAATCCCACTCCTGAGATTACTGGTCTTGAAGGTTCTGCGTGGTAAATTTGGAACTGTTGGAGATGCCCTCATAACCCTTCACAGACTGGTGAAGTCCTGGCTAATGCCCTTGTCTGATGCAGACACACCTGAATGCGCCAGAACAACAGATAAGGTTCAAGCTTTTATAGGCAGTCACACTCCTTAAAGACAAACTAACCTCTAAAGTTACAGGCTGGGCCCTGCAATAACACCTCCGGGTGCTTCCACATTAGCCCAGTCTAATCCGTACACCACTAACACAAAAAGCCACTACGTCCCAATCCTGACCTGAGATAGTACTGGGAAACGCATCATCTGAGCCAAACAGTAAAACGTTCTGGGTTTCGTTGGTGTAGCTCCATAGGGAACGAATGGCATTGCTTGCAACACAGCCCAGCTCAAATCTGACTCTCTAATGTGTCCCAGGACAAAGCAACCAAGATCAGCCTCAGATAGATTACACTGTAAAGAGCAGGGTCACCCTGCCCTGAACTACACATGCTCTGGCAGTTTAAAAATCCATTATGTATTATCATAATAACAAACgacttaataaataataacagatGGCCTCATTGTCTTTTTcacataaaatgttaaaatgccaTGTCACTGAGGTCCATGACCCACATGACCTGCAGTGTTCCAATAATGAACTGAtacagcacagaacacacactcagcacacacagctaTAAACTCAGGACATCAGTCTTCTcaaatctgtttctctttcacacacacaagataaacatgttttttccCTGAGAGGAAGGAGAATCAAATTAAATGTGCCTCTCAAGAGACCTCAACAAGTCATTATTCACTGTCAGTCTCTACATTTCCCAAGCCTGGTGAAAGAGGGGTTCAGGAAGCCGGAGAACCGAGGGAATGTCTTTCGCAGCCAGAGGTCCGCTGGCAAGGTGAGGGGAACTCACCGTCGGCCGGGGCCAGGACACACTCAGCAAAGGGCACGAGGGACAGGAGCTGACTCAGCATGGCATCCATGGAGACCAACACCGCGCCGCTCAGCTCCTCTCGCAAGGCAGGAGGCAGAGCCGGCACCGAGAGACACGGAGGAAACTTactagagagagcaagacagcaTCAGTCTCAGAGGGACAGGATGAGCAATAttcacaaacagagacacaaagagagagtgggCACCAGAAACTAAATTGCCTTTTGCAATACTCTACTAGGctgtaatatgcaaatgatcCCTGTAACCACTCAGATGCTTCCACAGTGCACTACAGATATCCTCAACAAACCCAAGGCATTTTCACACTAGCAATGTTTACAGATCCAAGTCTGTTTGCTCTGGTGTTTTGGACCCCAGGAGTGGTCCTGACAGCTGGTCTCTGAACCTTCTGACACTGGGAGCATGGAGCTCACGTGAAGCAGACCCTGGTGTGGTCTGCTGTAGGTGTGGAAGCCATCTACTCTCGGTGCTGCATGTGGGATGGATAAACCAATGTGACTTCTTTAACTTGAATGTGTAACTTCCCTTTTCAAGTTTCGTGATGGCAAGGAATGGACTGTAGGGTATTTCATGTAGGCTGGGTTCAGACTCAAGCATTCGGGacaaatgtgaaaatgctcttagacatttacatttacagcatttagcagatgctgttatccagagtgacctacaaatgtgctttgtcatttcctcatagaatatatcctagccagtacagtaggttacagtccaagataccaatgaactagaatactgtagaatacagggatcaatgctgatcactagaagtacaaaatacatataaactctataacagacaacaatcagtgtaataaacaagtactagagtttgttagacaacatcagtgcaataaacaataccctacaataagtactggAGTTTTAGTTAggcaacataggagcagggtcagtggtcttTTAAATACTCCACAGACAGATGGGTCTTCAgatattcaaatgaatgttCTAGATTATgataaacataataaaatcatgacatttatataaaaataattttggtcaaaataatgcaGGTGTTCATGTCCCATTAAGAGCAAGTGTTTCTAATGTGCATTTCATGTTTACAATGTGTAGCAATCCAACCGCAGCATAGAGTACTACTGTATGATGCAGCATTAACCCTTTCAGGGTTTACCTGAGGACCTGAAGGTAAAGCTGATAGAAATGACCACAGGACTGGGACAGGAATGGTTTAAACTCCTGCCAAAGAACAAAGCAACGACATCACTAGTACAATAATGGCAAGTTCCTCAAACCtggtgaaattgtgtgtgtgtgtctgcaggtacCTTTATGTAGTGCACTAGTGTGTTGGTGAAAAACCTACACATCTTGGTGGTCTTCTGAAAAAGCCTGTATTCTGGGCAGTGCACAATTTCCTTTGTGGGAgttgaaagagaaaaaaattacgtgttactgtgtgtaaaaggacagaaaatggtcacacagtgtgtgtgtactttcacacatgcaggagaggacaggagacgGAATTGGAAAAAGGCCAGTGTGAGTACAGGACATCAGTCCAACCAATCAGCTGCATCTGTTTAACCTGTTGGTCTCAGTTTTCTAACAGCTGATCAGCCCCTACCAGGTGTGTTTCTATCAGGTGAGCCTCTGATGTCACTCCAGGCTCATACAACCCTCTTACACACAGTAGGCCATAAAacgtcacacacactcacacacacacacacacacaaataccttcAGTATATAATACTTGACCCACAGAATTAAAAGATTTTACACAATACTTGAAAATTCCAAACTGGTTAATATCCCCATGATCTCAATTACAGTCCTTAGTGCTTATAGCACAACTAGTTTAAAGgtgcaataagtaatttttaattagcaaacaatatttatgattgctatttttacatatttctataaagtgcagagAAGAATCATAATAGCTTTGAAGTCTTCAAACAAAACTACAGTTTATGCTCCCTAGAGTGGGTCCCTCACATGgaagcagccatgtttaaaatagaatCTCTCTTCATACATAATCTCCAATACATCCagaccactaggtgtcagtataatggttgcttcataatgtgaagaaaaatCATTGGAAAAATGACTTAGTGTTCCTTTAATATCCAGTAAGCTCTCTGACAAGCTAATAAGCGACAGGCAGGATGAGACCTAACTAGTACTAGCTTATGTGTTAGTGGTTTTAGCTAAACAACCCTTTACagttttgtgtctgtggtttagtAATGGCAAGTCAAAGCCTGGCGGAACTTTGGCCTCTGAGCGTGCTGTACCTGCCCGCCTGATGGTTGAACCTGCTCTGCCAACTCCACAGAGCTACACACTGATGCCAGCAGGTCCTCGCACAAAGAGGAAGCGATGTCAGTGTGCCGTAAGCGCTCCTCCACCAGAGACTGGTACTTCACGCTCTGTCTGCAGGCAAACATTGCACGGAGTGATAAGCCTCTTCTCCACTGTAGGGTTCTGAGTATGTACATTAACCACACCAGACGTACTTCCACATGAACATAATACATGAACATGGTATGCAGTGCTTACAaacatactcagcacagatggcTAACTATCCCTAACCCCGAACCATATTCAGGCAAACAGATGCGTTTGGGTCAGGTGGCTTAATGACACAGTGATCCGCTTACTTGTTCTACACAAGAGAGAGTAAGCTTCTTGTAGTTTTCTTTCTTGTCGCCAGCATTCAGCACTTGAATATCATTGTGCAGTTTTGCACACATAAAATATCAAGTTGGCATATA is a window of Electrophorus electricus isolate fEleEle1 chromosome 3, fEleEle1.pri, whole genome shotgun sequence DNA encoding:
- the c3h1orf112 gene encoding uncharacterized protein C1orf112 homolog isoform X2, which gives rise to MSQAALLEEVVRWSPETCQQELGVVLPKLVAMYVNTESREENLNVLRIIVDMFLPHLPLSKVEECFSRVLPKVVVTFTSLLEEISKLIGGLASQNTELRAFLRNILQMMVQTLEILSACVRHVCSCEEHVSLDTIRSLPPSVLHVLKDTFQHCKESEVVYSGKLSLVGDLLQTLFKKAYSLQKLLMEVLEQCSLESSASEEEVAHIVTVIHSLLDMCSVISSLDIALHANTWKFIIKQSVKYQSLVEERLRHTDIASSLCEDLLASVCSSVELAEQVQPSGGQEIVHCPEYRLFQKTTKMCRFFTNTLVHYIKEFKPFLSQSCGHFYQLYLQVLSKFPPCLSVPALPPALREELSGAVLVSMDAMLSQLLSLVPFAECVLAPADVCSAPLTLPRCLLLLNVLGKLSSLPEEALRLWCDASQLSEETPRLSVFEATFLSFRQCRVERALPVWLPAVMLHGQAQGKVSLHQHVCVHLCACIAALPAQHFPLLERALVVSLLQSDTQTAVLASDVWCFLARYGMAELCFHHVFLTAHLIKSCHNECYQQTHLGLLLRRLLFLMSPHHQMEFVERFTPSRAENLCVWHAALLRSLCTEAHVRVEREVLNSATSALDAWCAAGYKLHSMHTLNETLGCVLEVVRLDSLHPETEASTLKMIHKLWSRMTASQVQIHRSLQQTLRVLLSVSAILIKNLDTGAITQAFCCLSGLDLHKVPEDVVLAALEFLASVGKVFLPSDIRSQVLPRISALFRALLAHPYWLLHQHALEAFAAFAEVTNHEEVISQSLTSEETKEKVVNFLSKSVLGQESEEARLDRLRAEVTLADRHTDTLERGPHTPVAEEVRWEHTPVAEEPLPKRARQEPSREEDYERHLQAAESALRATVTPSPGSPPPPWVTARLQTLQTLITHIISGTAHDS
- the c3h1orf112 gene encoding uncharacterized protein C1orf112 homolog isoform X3, with the translated sequence MSQAALLEEVVRWSPETCQQELGVVLPKLVAMYVNTESREENLNVLRIIVDMFLPHLPLSKVEECFSRVLPKVVVTFTSLLEEISKLIGGLASQNTELRAFLRNILQMMVQTLEILSACVRHVCSCEEHVSLDTIRSLPPSVLHVLKDTFQHCKESEVVYSGKLSLVGDLLQTLFKKAYSLQKLLMEVLEQCSLESSASEEEVAHIVTVIHSLLDMCSVISSLDIALHANTWKFIIKQSVKYQSLVEERLRHTDIASSLCEDLLASVCSSVELAEQVQPSGGQEIVHCPEYRLFQKTTKMCRFFTNTLVHYIKEFKPFLSQSCGHFYQLYLQVLSKFPPCLSVPALPPALREELSGAVLVSMDAMLSQLLSLVPFAECVLAPADVCSAPLTLPRCLLLLNVLGKLSSLPEEALRLWCDASQLSEETPRLSVFEATFLSFRQCRVERALPVWLPAVMLHGQAQGKVSLHQHVCVHLCACIAALPAQHFPLLERALVVSLLQSDTQTAVLASDVWCFLARYGMAELCFHHVFLTAHLIKSCHNECYQQTHLGLLLRRLLFLMSPHHQMEFVERFTPSRAENLCVWHAALLRSLCTEAHVRVEREVLNSATSALDAWCAAGYKLHSMHTLNETLGCVLEVVRLDSLHPETEASTLKMIHKLWSRMTASQVQIHRSLQQTLRVLLSVSAILIKNLDTGAITQAFCCLSGLDLHKVPEDVVLAALEFLASVGKVFLPSDIRVSSQVLPRISALFRALLAHPYWLLHQHALEAFAAFAEVTNHEEVISQSLTSEETKEKVVNFLSKSVLGQESEEARLDRLRAEVTLADRHTDTLERGPHTPVAEEPLPKRARQEPSREEDYERHLQAAESALRATVTPSPGSPPPPWVTARLQTLQTLITHIISGTAHDS
- the c3h1orf112 gene encoding uncharacterized protein C1orf112 homolog isoform X1; the encoded protein is MSQAALLEEVVRWSPETCQQELGVVLPKLVAMYVNTESREENLNVLRIIVDMFLPHLPLSKVEECFSRVLPKVVVTFTSLLEEISKLIGGLASQNTELRAFLRNILQMMVQTLEILSACVRHVCSCEEHVSLDTIRSLPPSVLHVLKDTFQHCKESEVVYSGKLSLVGDLLQTLFKKAYSLQKLLMEVLEQCSLESSASEEEVAHIVTVIHSLLDMCSVISSLDIALHANTWKFIIKQSVKYQSLVEERLRHTDIASSLCEDLLASVCSSVELAEQVQPSGGQEIVHCPEYRLFQKTTKMCRFFTNTLVHYIKEFKPFLSQSCGHFYQLYLQVLSKFPPCLSVPALPPALREELSGAVLVSMDAMLSQLLSLVPFAECVLAPADVCSAPLTLPRCLLLLNVLGKLSSLPEEALRLWCDASQLSEETPRLSVFEATFLSFRQCRVERALPVWLPAVMLHGQAQGKVSLHQHVCVHLCACIAALPAQHFPLLERALVVSLLQSDTQTAVLASDVWCFLARYGMAELCFHHVFLTAHLIKSCHNECYQQTHLGLLLRRLLFLMSPHHQMEFVERFTPSRAENLCVWHAALLRSLCTEAHVRVEREVLNSATSALDAWCAAGYKLHSMHTLNETLGCVLEVVRLDSLHPETEASTLKMIHKLWSRMTASQVQIHRSLQQTLRVLLSVSAILIKNLDTGAITQAFCCLSGLDLHKVPEDVVLAALEFLASVGKVFLPSDIRVSSQVLPRISALFRALLAHPYWLLHQHALEAFAAFAEVTNHEEVISQSLTSEETKEKVVNFLSKSVLGQESEEARLDRLRAEVTLADRHTDTLERGPHTPVAEEVRWEHTPVAEEPLPKRARQEPSREEDYERHLQAAESALRATVTPSPGSPPPPWVTARLQTLQTLITHIISGTAHDS